From Pseudomonas putida, one genomic window encodes:
- a CDS encoding DUF3077 domain-containing protein, which produces MNDALKDVTTAGRETFDLFRLQPGVPFEHAFSQLSVLLGCIRHLTTEAEMENDRKAGSAARILSEMAKALIDDIELGLNKSH; this is translated from the coding sequence ATGAATGACGCATTGAAAGATGTCACCACCGCGGGCAGGGAAACCTTCGACCTGTTTCGCCTGCAACCGGGCGTGCCTTTCGAGCACGCCTTCAGCCAGCTATCAGTACTGCTCGGCTGCATCCGCCACCTCACCACCGAAGCCGAGATGGAAAACGACCGCAAGGCCGGCAGCGCGGCCCGCATCCTGAGCGAAATGGCCAAGGCCCTGATCGACGACATCGAGCTTGGCCTGAACAAATCCCACTGA
- a CDS encoding FAD-binding and (Fe-S)-binding domain-containing protein, which yields MSLPAAFLRDAERLIPADRRFDDPTSTLAFGTDASFYRLVPKLVVRVESEDEVVGLLQLAQRERVPVTFRAAGTSLSGQAISDSVLIVLGDNWGSKEIRGQGEQIRLQPGVIGAQANAWLAPYGRKIGPDPASINACKIGGIVANNASGMCCGTAQNTYHTLAGLRLVLADGTRLDSEDPASVAAFESSHAELLDALARLGRETRANTELADRIRHKYRLKNTTGLSLNALVDYDEPLDILQHLLVGSEGTLGFISAVTYDTVPDHPHKASALLVFPSVESCCRAVTVLKRQPVSAVELLDRRSLRSVQNMPGMPLWVKGLSDNACALLIESRAASHSLLHEQLQQVMASIAEYPLEQQVDFSEDPAVYNQLWKIRKDTFPAVGAVRQTGTTVIIEDVTFPVEQLAEGVNRLIQLFDKHHYDEAIIFGHALEGNLHFVFTQGFNSAQEVARYQAFMDDVAQLVAVEFGGSLKAEHGTGRNMAPFVELEWGHDAYQLMWTLKRLLDPNGILNPDVVLSEDPDIHLKNLKPLPAADEIVDKCIECGFCEPVCPSKGLTLSPRQRIVMWRDIQAKKRAGIDTRALLQTYQYQGIDTCAATGLCAQRCPVGINTGELVKKLRSQAAEHAKAADWLAEHFHTTLAGARLTLTAANTARKLLGAPHLGRLSASLSKASKGRLPQWSPAMPQPLRSVSFGPASNDARPRVVYLAACVSRVMGPAYADREQSSLLDKTRALLEKAGYQVVFPGNADSLCCGQPFASKGYPEQAEHKRQELINALLHASRGGLDPIYCDTSPCTLRLVQDLGDTRLDLYDPVRFIRTHLLDKLEFTPQDEPVAVHVTCSTQHLGESQALIDLARRCSTQVVIPEGIHCCGFAGDKGFTTPELNAHSLRSLKDAVQHCSEGVSTSRTCEIGLSSHSGIDYHGLVYLVDRVTRPRTL from the coding sequence ATGAGCCTGCCCGCCGCCTTCCTGCGTGATGCCGAGCGCCTGATACCCGCCGACCGCCGTTTCGACGACCCTACGTCCACCCTGGCCTTTGGCACCGACGCCAGTTTCTACCGCCTGGTCCCCAAGCTGGTGGTGCGTGTGGAGTCGGAAGACGAAGTGGTCGGGCTGCTGCAGCTGGCCCAGCGCGAGCGCGTGCCGGTAACCTTCCGCGCCGCGGGCACCAGCCTGTCCGGCCAGGCCATCAGTGACTCGGTGCTGATCGTGCTCGGCGATAACTGGGGCAGCAAAGAGATCCGCGGCCAGGGCGAACAGATCCGCCTGCAACCCGGGGTCATCGGTGCCCAGGCCAACGCCTGGCTGGCCCCTTACGGGCGCAAGATCGGCCCGGACCCGGCCTCGATCAATGCCTGCAAGATCGGCGGTATCGTTGCCAACAACGCCAGCGGCATGTGCTGCGGCACCGCGCAAAACACCTACCACACCCTGGCCGGCCTGCGCCTGGTGCTGGCAGACGGCACGCGCCTGGACAGCGAAGACCCGGCCAGCGTTGCCGCCTTTGAAAGCAGCCACGCCGAACTGCTCGACGCGCTGGCCCGGCTTGGCCGCGAAACCCGCGCCAACACCGAACTGGCAGACCGCATCCGGCACAAATACCGGCTGAAGAACACCACCGGCCTGTCGCTCAACGCCCTGGTGGACTACGACGAGCCGCTGGATATCCTCCAGCATTTGCTGGTTGGCTCTGAAGGCACGCTGGGCTTCATCAGCGCCGTCACCTACGACACCGTGCCCGACCACCCGCACAAGGCCAGCGCACTGCTGGTGTTCCCCAGCGTAGAAAGCTGCTGCCGCGCGGTGACCGTGCTCAAGCGCCAGCCAGTGTCCGCCGTGGAGCTGCTCGACCGCCGCAGCCTGCGTTCGGTGCAGAACATGCCGGGCATGCCGCTGTGGGTAAAAGGCCTGTCGGACAATGCCTGCGCGCTGTTGATCGAGTCCCGCGCCGCCAGCCATAGCCTGCTGCACGAACAACTGCAACAGGTCATGGCCTCCATCGCCGAATACCCGCTGGAACAGCAAGTCGACTTCAGCGAAGACCCAGCGGTGTACAACCAGCTGTGGAAGATCCGCAAGGACACCTTCCCCGCCGTCGGCGCCGTGCGCCAGACCGGCACCACGGTGATCATCGAAGACGTCACCTTCCCCGTCGAGCAACTGGCCGAAGGCGTCAACCGCCTGATCCAGCTGTTCGACAAGCACCACTATGACGAAGCGATCATTTTCGGCCATGCGCTGGAGGGCAACCTGCACTTTGTCTTCACCCAGGGTTTCAACAGCGCGCAGGAAGTGGCGCGCTACCAGGCCTTCATGGACGACGTGGCGCAATTGGTGGCCGTGGAATTCGGCGGCTCGCTCAAGGCCGAGCACGGCACCGGCCGCAACATGGCGCCGTTCGTGGAGCTGGAGTGGGGGCATGACGCCTATCAGCTGATGTGGACGCTCAAACGCCTGCTCGACCCCAACGGCATTCTCAATCCCGATGTGGTGTTGAGCGAAGACCCGGACATCCACCTGAAAAACCTCAAGCCGCTGCCAGCCGCCGACGAGATCGTAGACAAATGCATCGAATGCGGCTTCTGCGAACCGGTCTGCCCATCCAAAGGCCTGACCCTCAGCCCACGCCAGCGCATCGTCATGTGGCGTGACATTCAGGCGAAAAAACGCGCCGGCATCGATACCCGCGCCCTGCTGCAGACATACCAGTACCAAGGCATCGACACCTGCGCCGCCACGGGCCTGTGCGCCCAGCGCTGCCCGGTGGGCATCAACACCGGTGAGCTGGTGAAGAAGTTGCGCAGCCAGGCCGCTGAGCATGCAAAGGCCGCCGACTGGCTGGCCGAACACTTCCACACCACCTTGGCCGGCGCCCGCCTGACCCTGACCGCCGCCAACACTGCGCGCAAGCTGCTCGGCGCCCCGCATCTGGGCCGCCTGAGCGCCTCGTTGAGCAAAGCTAGCAAAGGCCGCCTGCCGCAATGGTCCCCCGCCATGCCGCAACCGCTGCGCAGCGTAAGTTTCGGCCCGGCGAGCAACGATGCCCGGCCACGGGTGGTGTACCTGGCGGCGTGCGTGTCGCGGGTGATGGGCCCGGCCTATGCCGACCGCGAGCAAAGCTCACTGCTGGACAAAACCCGCGCCCTGCTGGAAAAGGCCGGTTACCAGGTGGTGTTCCCTGGCAACGCCGACAGCCTGTGCTGTGGCCAGCCGTTCGCCTCCAAAGGTTACCCCGAGCAAGCGGAGCACAAGCGCCAAGAGCTGATCAACGCATTGCTGCACGCCAGCCGCGGCGGCCTGGACCCTATCTACTGTGACACCAGCCCCTGCACCCTGCGCCTGGTACAGGACCTGGGCGACACCCGCCTGGACCTGTACGACCCGGTGCGCTTCATCCGCACACACCTGCTGGACAAGCTGGAGTTCACCCCCCAGGACGAGCCGGTGGCCGTGCACGTGACCTGCAGCACCCAGCACCTGGGTGAAAGCCAGGCCCTGATCGACCTGGCACGGCGCTGCAGCACGCAGGTGGTGATCCCGGAAGGGATTCACTGTTGCGGTTTTGCCGGTGACAAAGGCTTTACCACACCAGAGCTGAATGCCCACTCACTGCGCAGCCTGAAGGACGCGGTGCAGCATTGCAGCGAAGGGGTTTCCACCAGCCGAACCTGCGAGATCGGGCTGTCCAGCCACAGCGGTATCGATTACCACGGGCTGGTTTATCTGGTAGACCGCGTCACCCGCCCCCGCACCCTCTGA
- the lldD gene encoding FMN-dependent L-lactate dehydrogenase LldD yields the protein MIISASTDYRAAAQRKLPPFLFHYADGGAYAEHTLRHNVSDLAGIALRQRVLKNMSELSLETRLFDETLSMPVALAPVGLTGMYARRGEVQAARAAAAHGIPFTMSTVSVCPIEEVAPAIDRPMWFQLYVLKDRGFMRNALERAKAAGVKTLVFTVDMPVPGARYRDAHSGMSGANGPMRRVLQAMTHPEWAWDVGVMGRPHDLGNISKYRGNPTGLADYIGWLGNNFDPSISWKDLEWIREFWDGPMIIKGILDADDARDAVKFGADGIVVSNHGGRQLDGVQSSARALPAIADAVKGDLKILADSGIRSGLDVVRMIALGADTVLIGRAFLWALAVHGQAGVKNLLELFEKEMRVAMVLTGAKSISDISRDSLVRELGA from the coding sequence ATGATCATTTCCGCCTCCACTGACTATCGCGCCGCGGCCCAACGCAAGCTGCCCCCCTTCCTCTTCCACTATGCCGACGGCGGCGCGTACGCCGAGCACACCCTGCGCCACAACGTCTCGGACCTTGCCGGCATCGCCTTGCGCCAGCGGGTGCTCAAGAACATGTCCGAACTGAGCCTGGAAACCCGGCTGTTCGACGAAACCCTGAGCATGCCCGTGGCCCTGGCCCCGGTCGGCCTCACCGGTATGTACGCCCGCCGCGGCGAAGTGCAGGCAGCCCGCGCGGCAGCCGCCCATGGCATCCCGTTCACGATGTCTACCGTGTCGGTCTGCCCGATCGAAGAAGTGGCGCCGGCGATCGACCGGCCGATGTGGTTCCAGCTGTATGTGCTCAAAGACCGCGGCTTCATGCGCAACGCGCTGGAGCGGGCCAAGGCTGCCGGGGTCAAGACCCTGGTGTTCACCGTCGACATGCCGGTGCCAGGTGCCCGTTACCGTGATGCCCACTCCGGCATGAGCGGCGCCAATGGGCCCATGCGCCGCGTGTTGCAGGCCATGACCCACCCCGAATGGGCCTGGGACGTTGGCGTGATGGGCCGCCCGCACGACCTGGGCAACATCTCCAAATACCGCGGCAACCCCACCGGCCTTGCCGACTACATCGGCTGGCTGGGTAACAACTTCGACCCGTCCATTTCCTGGAAGGACCTGGAATGGATCCGCGAGTTCTGGGACGGCCCGATGATCATCAAAGGCATCCTCGACGCCGACGACGCACGGGACGCGGTCAAGTTCGGGGCCGACGGCATCGTCGTCTCCAACCACGGCGGCCGCCAACTCGACGGCGTGCAGTCCAGCGCCCGTGCGCTGCCGGCAATTGCCGACGCCGTCAAAGGCGACCTGAAGATCCTCGCCGACTCCGGCATCCGCAGTGGCCTGGACGTGGTGCGCATGATCGCCCTGGGTGCAGACACCGTGCTGATCGGCCGCGCCTTCCTCTGGGCCCTTGCCGTGCACGGCCAGGCCGGGGTGAAGAACCTGCTCGAACTGTTCGAAAAGGAAATGCGCGTGGCCATGGTACTCACGGGCGCCAAGTCGATCAGCGATATCAGCCGCGACTCGCTGGTACGCGAACTGGGCGCTTGA